In the Candidatus Binataceae bacterium genome, one interval contains:
- a CDS encoding helix-turn-helix domain-containing protein has protein sequence MKRKSIDKRPLYTLPSKVMTVREVSAYLRVHPSTIYRLLKQQQIPAFQMGSDWRFNIEAIDSWRLKQESAGG, from the coding sequence ATGAAACGGAAGTCTATAGACAAAAGGCCCCTCTACACGCTGCCTAGCAAGGTGATGACGGTGCGCGAAGTATCAGCATACTTACGGGTGCACCCGTCCACGATCTACCGGTTGCTGAAGCAGCAGCAGATACCGGCGTTTCAGATGGGTAGCGACTGGCGGTTCAACATCGAAGCCATCGACAGCTGGCGCCTGAAGCAGGAAAGCGCGGGGGGATGA
- a CDS encoding DUF1614 domain-containing protein encodes MFFAPFLFLYSIIFFVALALLFAMLEIGAIDYAFNALGLPPHAAFWALMVSLLGSYINIPITRIESGDGEPPPADVVSYFGVRYRVPTHLAPTRSTVIAINVGGAIVPLCICAWILAADPAVFVRAMLGTAGVTAIVHRAARPIPKVGIATPMFIPPIVAALFGMLLGGGVAHHADAIAYISGVMGTLIGADLMNLGRLSELGAPVASIGGAGTFDGIFLTGIVAVLLA; translated from the coding sequence ATGTTTTTCGCGCCGTTCCTGTTCCTCTACTCGATAATCTTTTTCGTCGCGCTGGCGCTTTTGTTCGCGATGCTCGAGATAGGCGCGATCGACTACGCCTTCAATGCGCTGGGCCTGCCGCCGCATGCGGCGTTCTGGGCCCTGATGGTTAGCCTGCTGGGGAGTTACATCAACATCCCGATAACCCGCATCGAAAGCGGTGACGGCGAGCCGCCGCCGGCCGACGTGGTGAGCTACTTCGGCGTGCGCTACCGGGTGCCGACGCATCTGGCGCCCACACGTTCGACCGTGATTGCGATCAACGTGGGCGGCGCGATCGTTCCGCTATGCATCTGCGCGTGGATCCTTGCGGCCGACCCGGCGGTGTTTGTGCGCGCGATGCTGGGAACCGCGGGGGTGACCGCCATCGTGCATCGCGCGGCGCGCCCGATTCCGAAAGTGGGAATCGCCACCCCGATGTTCATCCCGCCGATCGTCGCGGCGCTCTTCGGGATGCTGCTCGGCGGCGGTGTCGCGCATCACGCGGACGCGATCGCCTATATCAGCGGCGTGATGGGAACGCTCATCGGCGCCGACCTGATGAACCTCGGGCGGCTGAGCGAGCTTGGCGCGCCGGTCGCGTCGATCGGCGGCGCCGGAACCTTCGACGGAATCTTCCTTACCGGAATCGTCGCGGTGCTGCTGGCCTAG
- a CDS encoding Zn-ribbon domain-containing OB-fold protein, producing MSEYLKPLPKPTPTSRPFWEAARRHELSLQRCAACKAYIYYPRERCPHCFSDRLAWERVSGRGQVYSYTVVRRASTRSFADQPYVLAIVELDEGPRMTTNIVAPPESVKVGMPVVVHFDDVTPERTLVKFKPA from the coding sequence ATGAGCGAATATCTCAAACCGCTGCCGAAGCCGACACCGACCAGCCGGCCATTCTGGGAAGCCGCGCGGCGCCATGAATTGAGCCTTCAGCGATGCGCCGCGTGCAAGGCGTATATCTATTATCCGCGCGAGCGCTGCCCCCACTGCTTTTCCGACCGCCTTGCGTGGGAGCGCGTCAGCGGACGCGGCCAGGTGTACAGCTACACCGTCGTGCGCCGCGCCTCGACCCGCTCGTTCGCCGATCAACCGTACGTGCTGGCGATCGTCGAACTCGACGAGGGGCCGCGGATGACGACGAATATCGTCGCGCCGCCGGAGAGCGTGAAGGTCGGGATGCCGGTTGTGGTACACTTCGACGACGTCACCCCCGAGCGCACGCTGGTAAAGTTCAAGCCCGCCTGA
- a CDS encoding FAD-dependent monooxygenase has product MYDAIVVGARCAGAPTAMLLARAGHRVLLVDRAEFPSDIMSTHYIHQPGVARLKRWGLLDAVLATNCPPIERIRLDAGPLALESSPVPYEDTEIALCPRRMLLDKILFDAAARAGAEIRDAFTVEALTWESGCVSGIRGRDLRGAKEHREHARIVIGADGPWSAVARAVEAPEYETVSALTCGYYSYFSGVRLNACEVHPRPGCTALGFATNDALTCIAVERPKAEFEAWRSDIEGGFFKALEAAPDLYERVRAGFREERFAGTGGIANYFRRPYGPGWALVGDAGYHKDPITGFGITDALRDAELLAEAAGAGLAGREPMEQALARYESARNAASMELYRFTCELARLEGPSPMLLALMPALAGNDADTRRFMGTVATTVALSEFYAPNNLMRIMRAAGRA; this is encoded by the coding sequence ATGTACGACGCGATTGTGGTGGGTGCGCGATGCGCGGGAGCGCCAACGGCGATGCTGCTCGCGCGCGCGGGCCATCGCGTGCTGTTGGTGGACCGCGCGGAGTTTCCGAGCGACATCATGTCCACGCATTACATCCATCAGCCGGGGGTCGCGCGGCTCAAACGATGGGGCCTGCTCGACGCGGTGCTCGCCACCAACTGTCCGCCGATCGAGCGCATCCGGCTCGACGCCGGACCGCTCGCGCTCGAAAGCTCGCCCGTGCCTTACGAGGACACCGAGATTGCACTTTGTCCGCGGCGCATGCTGCTCGACAAGATCCTGTTCGATGCGGCCGCGCGGGCCGGAGCAGAAATACGCGACGCGTTCACGGTCGAGGCTCTCACGTGGGAGAGCGGATGCGTCAGCGGAATACGCGGGCGCGATCTGCGCGGCGCGAAGGAGCATCGCGAGCACGCGCGAATCGTGATCGGCGCCGACGGCCCGTGGTCGGCCGTCGCGCGGGCGGTCGAGGCGCCGGAGTACGAAACTGTGTCCGCGCTGACTTGCGGCTATTACAGCTACTTCAGCGGTGTGCGCCTGAATGCCTGCGAGGTGCATCCGCGTCCCGGATGCACCGCGCTCGGTTTCGCCACCAACGACGCGCTCACCTGCATCGCGGTCGAGCGGCCCAAGGCCGAGTTCGAAGCGTGGCGATCCGATATCGAGGGCGGCTTCTTCAAGGCGCTGGAAGCGGCGCCGGACCTGTACGAGCGCGTGCGCGCGGGCTTTCGCGAGGAGCGGTTCGCCGGCACCGGCGGTATCGCGAACTATTTCCGCAGACCCTACGGCCCCGGATGGGCGCTGGTGGGCGACGCGGGCTATCACAAAGATCCGATAACCGGCTTCGGCATTACGGACGCGCTCCGCGACGCCGAGTTGCTGGCCGAGGCCGCCGGCGCGGGGCTGGCCGGGCGCGAGCCGATGGAACAGGCGCTCGCTCGTTACGAAAGCGCACGCAATGCGGCCTCGATGGAACTCTACCGCTTCACCTGCGAGCTGGCGCGGCTCGAGGGGCCGTCGCCGATGCTGCTCGCGCTGATGCCCGCGCTCGCCGGCAACGACGCCGACACGCGCCGCTTCATGGGCACGGTCGCCACGACCGTCGCGCTCTCGGAGTTTTACGCGCCGAACAACCTGATGCGGATCATGCGCGCAGCCGGCCGCGCGTAG
- a CDS encoding thiolase family protein, giving the protein MSLKGTAAVIGIGELKPTKDAPPDATALGLMSNAAAEAIADAGLETGEIDGFLCGMAFADAGMLYPASVAEVMGINPRMLNQVDIGGASPAGMVWRAAAAIAGGMCNAVLCVVGDLNKFGDQKPPVISVQREFEAPYGNIGANCGYAMIAHRHMYEYGTTAEQMAKVAVDQRRSAVKNPLATFNDRELTIADVLNSRMIVDPLHLYEIVSPCSGGSAVVVASPDVARRAKHPPVWLLGAGEYSNHASITYAPSLTDSPVKVAAEAAFKMAGVAHKDIDLVCPYDCYTITVIVTLEDAGFCKKGQGGNFVWEHDLSYAGDFPCNTHGGQLSFGQPGLGGGMSHVTEAVRQLMGRGGARQVKDAQLAYVNGNGGIMSEQASLILERRS; this is encoded by the coding sequence ATGAGTCTTAAAGGAACGGCCGCCGTTATCGGAATCGGCGAGCTCAAGCCTACCAAGGACGCGCCGCCGGACGCGACCGCGCTCGGCCTGATGTCGAACGCGGCGGCGGAAGCGATCGCGGATGCGGGCCTTGAGACCGGGGAGATCGACGGGTTCCTCTGCGGGATGGCGTTTGCGGATGCGGGAATGCTGTATCCGGCGAGCGTCGCCGAGGTGATGGGAATCAATCCGCGGATGCTCAACCAGGTCGATATCGGCGGCGCGAGCCCGGCCGGGATGGTGTGGCGGGCGGCGGCGGCGATCGCGGGCGGGATGTGTAACGCGGTGCTATGCGTGGTCGGCGATCTCAACAAGTTCGGCGACCAGAAGCCGCCCGTGATCTCGGTGCAGCGCGAATTCGAGGCGCCCTACGGAAATATCGGCGCCAATTGCGGCTACGCGATGATCGCCCATCGCCACATGTACGAGTACGGCACCACGGCCGAGCAGATGGCCAAGGTCGCGGTGGACCAGCGGAGAAGCGCGGTCAAAAACCCGCTCGCGACGTTCAACGACCGCGAACTCACGATCGCCGACGTGCTCAACTCGCGCATGATCGTCGATCCGCTCCACCTATACGAAATAGTCAGCCCGTGCAGCGGTGGATCGGCGGTCGTGGTGGCCTCGCCCGACGTCGCCCGGCGCGCCAAACATCCGCCGGTCTGGCTGCTCGGCGCGGGCGAATATTCGAATCACGCATCGATTACCTACGCGCCATCGCTGACCGATTCGCCGGTGAAAGTCGCGGCCGAGGCGGCGTTCAAGATGGCCGGCGTCGCGCACAAGGATATCGACCTCGTCTGCCCGTACGACTGCTACACCATCACGGTGATCGTGACGCTCGAGGACGCCGGATTCTGCAAGAAAGGGCAGGGCGGAAATTTCGTGTGGGAGCACGATCTGTCGTACGCCGGCGACTTTCCATGCAACACCCACGGCGGCCAGCTTTCCTTCGGGCAGCCGGGGCTGGGCGGCGGGATGAGCCACGTGACAGAGGCGGTGCGCCAGCTGATGGGCCGCGGCGGCGCGCGCCAGGTCAAGGACGCGCAGCTCGCCTACGTCAACGGCAACGGCGGCATCATGAGCGAGCAGGCAAGCCTCATCCTGGAGCGGCGGTCATGA
- the dnaJ gene encoding molecular chaperone DnaJ: MPPQAKKRDYYEVLGVERAAGEDELKKAYRRLAIQYHPDRNPGDRQAEERFKELNEAYQVLSDPERRAQYDRYGHAAFQGAQGNGFGFEFTQGFEEVFSDIFGDFFGTGRGRTRSRSRRGDDLRYDLEVEFEEAARGTEKVIKFQRLASCEACGGSRARGGAEGARTCPNCRGTGQVRTQQGFFSIATTCGQCRGEGTIIADPCPKCQGQGRIRRSESLSVRIPPGVDNGSRLKLRGEGEAGWGGGPSGDLYVVVHVKEHDLFVRQDNDVIIELPVSFPQAALGTEVEVPTLDGKVKLKIQAGTQSGKVFRLKGKGFPDLHGYGRGDQLVRMVVETPKRLTARQRELLEEFASIDGEAVNHPLSKGFVDKLKEMFG; the protein is encoded by the coding sequence ATGCCGCCGCAGGCTAAAAAACGCGACTATTACGAAGTTCTCGGCGTCGAACGCGCCGCCGGTGAAGACGAGCTCAAGAAAGCCTACCGCCGCCTGGCGATCCAATACCATCCCGACCGCAATCCCGGCGACAGGCAAGCGGAGGAGCGCTTCAAGGAACTCAACGAGGCCTACCAGGTGCTCTCCGACCCCGAGCGGCGCGCACAGTACGACCGTTATGGGCACGCCGCGTTCCAGGGAGCTCAGGGCAACGGCTTCGGCTTCGAGTTTACCCAGGGCTTCGAAGAGGTCTTCTCGGACATTTTCGGCGATTTTTTCGGCACCGGACGCGGGCGGACACGGTCGCGCTCCCGGCGCGGCGACGATCTGCGCTACGATCTTGAAGTCGAATTCGAGGAAGCGGCGCGTGGCACCGAAAAAGTAATTAAATTCCAGCGCTTGGCGAGCTGCGAGGCCTGCGGCGGAAGCCGGGCGCGGGGCGGCGCGGAGGGCGCTCGCACCTGTCCCAATTGCCGCGGGACCGGCCAGGTCAGAACTCAGCAGGGCTTCTTTTCCATCGCCACCACCTGCGGCCAATGCCGCGGCGAAGGCACGATCATCGCCGACCCCTGTCCCAAGTGCCAGGGCCAGGGACGCATCCGCCGCTCCGAATCGCTGTCGGTGAGAATTCCTCCTGGTGTCGATAATGGCTCGCGCCTCAAACTGCGCGGCGAGGGCGAAGCCGGATGGGGCGGCGGACCGTCAGGCGACCTCTACGTGGTGGTCCACGTCAAGGAACACGACCTCTTCGTCCGCCAGGACAACGATGTCATCATCGAATTGCCCGTCAGCTTTCCGCAGGCCGCGCTCGGCACCGAGGTCGAGGTGCCCACGCTCGACGGCAAGGTCAAGCTGAAAATCCAGGCCGGCACGCAATCGGGCAAGGTCTTCCGGCTCAAGGGTAAGGGCTTCCCGGATTTGCACGGCTACGGGCGCGGCGACCAACTGGTGCGAATGGTGGTCGAGACTCCGAAGCGGCTTACCGCGCGCCAGCGCGAACTGCTCGAGGAGTTCGCGAGCATCGACGGCGAGGCCGTCAATCATCCTCTCTCCAAGGGCTTCGTCGACAAACTCAAAGAGATGTTCGGCTAG
- the aroE gene encoding shikimate dehydrogenase → MAERRRPGVRGRRAAAGALALGGATRIAAVFGDPVEHSLSPAMHNAAYAALGMDRAYAAFHVKPSMLAAALRALPALGIVGVNLTVPHKERALTMMTKLSVEALMLGAINCVVNRGAGLYGDNTDARGLERDLASLGVEVEGATALVVGAGGAASSAVVACLRRGAGEVVIANRTLARGAALIRRLRARLPLALAGVPLSVRGLDALADAALLGRAAIILNATPMGLTQASFARIDYARTPRGCFFYDLIYAAQPTAFLWPAIALERRAADGAGMLVNQGELAFELFNGVAPPPGVMRRALFERLGRQGGEYAKS, encoded by the coding sequence ATGGCTGAGCGGCGCCGCCCCGGCGTGCGCGGCCGCCGCGCGGCCGCGGGCGCGCTCGCGCTCGGCGGCGCGACGCGCATCGCCGCCGTCTTCGGCGACCCGGTCGAACATTCGCTCTCGCCCGCGATGCACAACGCGGCCTATGCCGCGCTCGGCATGGATCGCGCCTACGCGGCCTTCCACGTCAAGCCGTCGATGCTCGCTGCGGCGCTCCGCGCGCTGCCCGCGCTCGGAATCGTCGGCGTCAACCTGACCGTGCCGCACAAGGAGCGCGCGCTTACGATGATGACGAAGCTTAGCGTCGAGGCCCTGATGCTCGGCGCGATCAATTGCGTCGTAAACCGCGGTGCCGGCCTTTATGGCGACAACACCGACGCCCGCGGCCTTGAGCGCGACCTCGCAAGCCTCGGGGTCGAGGTCGAAGGAGCGACGGCGCTCGTGGTCGGGGCCGGCGGCGCCGCCTCCTCCGCCGTCGTCGCCTGTCTGCGCCGCGGCGCCGGCGAGGTTGTGATCGCCAATCGCACGCTGGCGCGCGGCGCCGCCCTGATACGGCGGCTGCGCGCGCGGCTGCCGCTGGCGCTGGCCGGCGTGCCGCTTTCGGTGCGCGGGCTCGACGCGCTCGCCGACGCGGCGCTGCTCGGACGCGCCGCGATTATCTTGAACGCAACGCCGATGGGTCTCACGCAGGCGAGCTTCGCGCGAATCGACTACGCGCGGACGCCGCGCGGCTGTTTCTTTTACGATCTCATCTATGCGGCGCAGCCGACCGCTTTTCTGTGGCCGGCGATCGCGCTTGAACGGCGCGCCGCTGATGGCGCGGGGATGCTGGTGAATCAGGGTGAGCTCGCCTTCGAGCTGTTTAACGGCGTCGCACCGCCGCCGGGCGTGATGCGCCGCGCGCTCTTCGAGCGCCTCGGCCGTCAGGGAGGCGAATACGCCAAAAGCTGA
- the dnaK gene encoding molecular chaperone DnaK translates to MAKVIGIDLGTTNSCVAVMEGGDPVVIANAEGARTTPSVVAFTDSGERLVGQIARRQAITNPTNTVFAIKRLMGRRFEDPEVQKATKVLPYKVVRNDDGAAWVEIRGKKYSPPEISAFILQKMKQTAEDYLGEKVSEAVITVPAYFNDSQRQATKDAGRIAGLNVLRIINEPTAASLAYGLDKKKDEKIAVFDLGGGTFDVSILEIGDGVFEVKATNGDTFLGGEDFDQRVIDYLADEFRKDQGIDLRADRMALQRLKEAAEKAKMELSTVMETDINLPFITADQSGPKHLNIKLTRAKLEALCSDLLDRLDQPCITALKDAGLRASDIDEIVLVGGMTRMPAVQGRVRKLFGKEGHKGVNPDEVVAIGAAIQAGVLKGEVKDVLLLDVTPLSLGIETLGGVFTKLIEKNTTIPTRKSQTFSTAQDNQTAVTIRVFQGEREMAADNKLLGQFDLIGIPPAPRGLPQIEVTFDIDANGIVNVHAKDLGTNKEQSIKITASSGLNEEEIKRMVNEAQQHAADDHQRRQLAEAHNKLDNLVYTTEKTLKENSGALDEASRKSVEDALASARQKLESKDLDEISRATEALMAASHKLAEMMYSKTRQGAGAQAGPAGAAGADGHSGAEHGGGAAQGEKDEKKEDVVDADFKEVK, encoded by the coding sequence ATGGCAAAAGTAATCGGCATCGATCTGGGCACCACCAACAGCTGCGTGGCAGTGATGGAAGGGGGTGATCCGGTCGTTATCGCCAACGCTGAGGGCGCCCGAACTACCCCGTCCGTCGTCGCCTTTACGGATTCAGGCGAGCGTCTGGTCGGGCAAATCGCCCGCCGTCAGGCGATCACCAATCCGACCAACACCGTGTTTGCGATAAAGCGCCTGATGGGCCGGCGCTTCGAGGACCCCGAGGTACAGAAGGCGACCAAGGTCCTTCCTTACAAGGTCGTGCGCAACGATGACGGGGCCGCCTGGGTGGAAATCCGCGGCAAGAAATACAGCCCGCCCGAGATTTCCGCGTTCATCCTGCAGAAGATGAAACAGACCGCCGAAGATTACCTCGGCGAGAAAGTCTCGGAGGCGGTTATCACAGTTCCGGCCTACTTCAACGACAGCCAGCGGCAGGCCACCAAGGATGCCGGCCGAATCGCCGGCTTGAACGTGCTCCGCATCATCAACGAGCCTACCGCGGCCTCGCTCGCGTACGGACTCGACAAGAAGAAGGACGAGAAGATCGCGGTCTTCGACCTTGGCGGCGGCACCTTTGACGTTTCGATCCTCGAGATCGGCGATGGAGTGTTCGAGGTCAAGGCAACCAACGGCGACACCTTCCTCGGCGGTGAGGACTTCGACCAGCGCGTCATCGACTACCTGGCCGACGAGTTCCGCAAGGACCAAGGCATCGACCTGCGCGCCGACCGGATGGCTCTGCAGCGGCTGAAGGAAGCCGCCGAGAAGGCCAAGATGGAGCTTTCCACGGTGATGGAGACCGATATCAATCTGCCCTTCATCACCGCCGACCAGTCCGGTCCCAAGCATCTGAACATCAAGCTCACCCGGGCCAAGCTCGAGGCGCTCTGCTCCGACCTGCTCGATCGGCTGGATCAGCCCTGCATCACCGCGCTCAAGGACGCGGGCCTGCGCGCCAGCGACATCGACGAGATCGTTTTGGTGGGCGGGATGACCCGGATGCCGGCAGTGCAGGGGCGGGTGCGCAAGCTGTTCGGCAAAGAGGGCCACAAAGGAGTCAACCCGGACGAGGTTGTGGCGATCGGCGCGGCGATTCAAGCCGGCGTGCTCAAGGGTGAGGTCAAGGACGTCCTGCTGCTCGACGTGACGCCGCTGTCGCTGGGTATCGAGACGCTGGGCGGCGTGTTCACCAAGCTTATCGAAAAGAACACGACGATCCCGACTCGCAAGAGCCAGACTTTCTCGACCGCCCAGGACAATCAGACCGCGGTCACGATCCGCGTCTTCCAGGGCGAGCGCGAGATGGCGGCCGACAATAAGCTGCTCGGCCAGTTCGACCTGATCGGCATCCCGCCGGCGCCGCGCGGCCTGCCGCAAATCGAGGTCACCTTCGACATCGACGCCAACGGTATCGTGAACGTCCACGCCAAGGACCTCGGCACCAACAAGGAGCAGTCGATCAAGATAACCGCATCCTCGGGACTGAACGAGGAAGAGATCAAGCGGATGGTGAACGAGGCCCAGCAGCATGCGGCCGACGACCATCAGCGCCGCCAGCTCGCCGAAGCGCACAACAAGCTCGACAATCTGGTTTACACCACCGAGAAGACGCTCAAGGAGAACAGCGGCGCGCTGGATGAGGCGTCGCGCAAGTCGGTCGAGGACGCGCTCGCGTCGGCCCGGCAGAAGCTGGAATCCAAAGATCTCGACGAGATCAGCCGGGCGACCGAGGCCTTGATGGCTGCGTCGCACAAGCTCGCCGAGATGATGTATAGCAAGACCCGCCAAGGCGCGGGCGCGCAGGCGGGTCCAGCGGGTGCGGCGGGCGCCGACGGCCACAGCGGAGCCGAGCATGGCGGCGGCGCGGCCCAGGGTGAGAAGGATGAGAAGAAGGAAGATGTGGTCGATGCGGACTTCAAGGAAGTGAAGTAA
- the pyrE gene encoding orotate phosphoribosyltransferase: MGGKIARKTMNQAQRSELLALLARESYFERPAALTLASGRSSNYYIDCKRTLYLPRGAYLAGELMLELVLEEGVEQIGGMAAGALPVTDALIVAAHNRGANLRGFFVRKEMKAHGLQQQIEGAFRKDLRAAVIDDTITTGGSSLQAVDALRAEGATVTNAFALVDRGEGAAAAFAAAGLKYRWLYTAEEVRAERARTGDG; encoded by the coding sequence ATGGGGGGTAAGATCGCGCGCAAGACGATGAACCAGGCCCAACGCAGCGAACTGCTCGCGCTACTGGCGCGCGAGTCCTATTTCGAACGCCCGGCCGCGCTGACGCTCGCGTCGGGGCGGTCGTCGAACTACTACATCGACTGCAAGCGCACACTCTATCTCCCGCGCGGAGCATACCTCGCCGGCGAGCTGATGCTCGAGCTGGTGCTGGAGGAGGGCGTCGAGCAGATCGGCGGGATGGCGGCGGGCGCGCTCCCGGTGACCGACGCGCTGATTGTCGCGGCGCACAATCGCGGGGCCAATCTGCGCGGCTTTTTCGTGCGCAAGGAGATGAAGGCGCACGGCCTGCAGCAGCAGATCGAAGGCGCGTTCCGCAAGGATCTTCGGGCCGCCGTGATCGACGATACGATCACTACCGGCGGCTCGAGCCTGCAGGCTGTCGACGCGCTGCGCGCGGAGGGCGCGACGGTGACCAACGCCTTCGCGCTGGTCGACCGCGGCGAGGGCGCGGCGGCGGCGTTCGCCGCCGCCGGGCTCAAGTACCGATGGCTCTATACGGCCGAGGAAGTGCGCGCGGAGCGTGCGCGAACTGGCGATGGCTGA